The proteins below come from a single Pleuronectes platessa chromosome 3, fPlePla1.1, whole genome shotgun sequence genomic window:
- the LOC128436764 gene encoding THO complex subunit 4 isoform X2: MSDKMNMSLDDIIKLNRKGGSGRGGGSSGPGAGSGRAGGSSRPTRGRQNNFNRERNSRPAPYTRPRELPDKWQHDMFEDHVGGRRGPTAVPERSVESNGKLLVSNLEFGVSDSDIKELFAEFGPLQKTSVHYDRSGRSKGTADVHFESKADAQKAMKHYNGVPLDGRPMKIQQVTSEVEEHRPSTQSSNSGFDRSRLGQPKFERRDRGEKRQSGGGGGGGGGGGGGGGGGGFRGRGRGGGNRAPQLSAEELDAQLDAYNAKMDTS; the protein is encoded by the exons ATGTCAGACAAGATGAACATGTCTCTGGATGACATAATCAAGTTGAACAGGAAAGGAGGCAGCGGCCGCGGCGGAGGATCATCGGGGCCCGGTGCGGGCTCGGGTCGGGCCGGGGGATCGTCGAGGCCAACGCGGGGTCGACAGAATAACTTCAACCGGGAGAGAAACAGCAGGCCCGCACCGTACACCCGG CCCAGAGAGTTACCAGACAAATGGCAGCATGACATGTTTGAGGATCATGTCGGTGGACGCAGAGGACCGACCGCAGTACCTGAAAGAAGTGTGGAGAGTAACGGCAAACTGCTGGTCTCCAATCTTGAATTTGGTGTCTCCGACTCAGATATCAAG GAGCTGTTTGCAGAGTTTGGTCCATTACAGAAAACATCTGTTCACTACGATCGGTCTGGCCGCAGTAAAGGCACGGCAGATGTTCACTTTGAAAGTAAGGCTGATGCCCAAAAAGCCATGAAGCACTACAATGGTGTCCCACTTGATG GCCGTCCCATGAAAATCCAGCAAGTGACGTCCGAGGTCGAGGAACATAGACCGTCAACACAAAG TTCAAACAGCGGTTTTGACCGGAGCAGACTTGGTCAACCCAAGTTCGAAAGGAGGGACAGAGGCGAAAAGAGGCAAAGTGGTGGTGGCGGAGGAGGTGgtggcggtggaggaggagggggaggtggtggaggtttCCGAGGAcgtggaagaggaggtggaaacaGAGCCCCCCAGctttctgcagaggagctggatGCCCAGTTGGATGCATACAATGCCAAG ATGGACACCAGTTAG
- the LOC128436764 gene encoding THO complex subunit 4 isoform X1, giving the protein MSDKMNMSLDDIIKLNRKGGSGRGGGSSGPGAGSGRAGGSSRPTRGRQNNFNRERNSRPAPYTRPRELPDKWQHDMFEDHVGGRRGPTAVPERSVESNGKLLVSNLEFGVSDSDIKELFAEFGPLQKTSVHYDRSGRSKGTADVHFESKADAQKAMKHYNGVPLDGRPMKIQQVTSEVEEHRPSTQSSNSGFDRSRLGQPKFERRDRGEKRQSGGGGGGGGGGGGGGGGGGFRGRGRGGGNRAPQLSAEELDAQLDAYNAKFQMDTS; this is encoded by the exons ATGTCAGACAAGATGAACATGTCTCTGGATGACATAATCAAGTTGAACAGGAAAGGAGGCAGCGGCCGCGGCGGAGGATCATCGGGGCCCGGTGCGGGCTCGGGTCGGGCCGGGGGATCGTCGAGGCCAACGCGGGGTCGACAGAATAACTTCAACCGGGAGAGAAACAGCAGGCCCGCACCGTACACCCGG CCCAGAGAGTTACCAGACAAATGGCAGCATGACATGTTTGAGGATCATGTCGGTGGACGCAGAGGACCGACCGCAGTACCTGAAAGAAGTGTGGAGAGTAACGGCAAACTGCTGGTCTCCAATCTTGAATTTGGTGTCTCCGACTCAGATATCAAG GAGCTGTTTGCAGAGTTTGGTCCATTACAGAAAACATCTGTTCACTACGATCGGTCTGGCCGCAGTAAAGGCACGGCAGATGTTCACTTTGAAAGTAAGGCTGATGCCCAAAAAGCCATGAAGCACTACAATGGTGTCCCACTTGATG GCCGTCCCATGAAAATCCAGCAAGTGACGTCCGAGGTCGAGGAACATAGACCGTCAACACAAAG TTCAAACAGCGGTTTTGACCGGAGCAGACTTGGTCAACCCAAGTTCGAAAGGAGGGACAGAGGCGAAAAGAGGCAAAGTGGTGGTGGCGGAGGAGGTGgtggcggtggaggaggagggggaggtggtggaggtttCCGAGGAcgtggaagaggaggtggaaacaGAGCCCCCCAGctttctgcagaggagctggatGCCCAGTTGGATGCATACAATGCCAAG TTTCAGATGGACACCAGTTAG